The Lactuca sativa cultivar Salinas chromosome 2, Lsat_Salinas_v11, whole genome shotgun sequence genome includes a window with the following:
- the LOC111916090 gene encoding uncharacterized protein LOC111916090, whose protein sequence is MGGKIDSSINRGNVPYIFRLGGQNCHSIGSLLPAKGSEPKFSQLYIYDTDNEITNRQRCFHGGKDQSTSTNSDIVKDIKVILDSNNVLVRSYRMVRDTFQKNPEVDMKLRLIGRREQDGRTYNLPTASEVVALIIGDISDSIEKRDIVVQTKNGCLQRISELHPSVDILHRGVSYTTNSKRAKCTMREYFAYRIQDRDHSFSLILNSRRLFQQFLVDAYTMMETERMYYIRRQQHVLRCDSYENLHNQKAQGTTDISNVGQRVILPSSFTGGARYMLQNYLDAMSLCKWFGYPDFFITFTCNPKWPEIKRFLKDTSLQPEDKPDILCRLFKIKLDAFIKDLRENQIFGKVQAYVYTIEFQKRGLSHSHICLFMHSDNKLPTVELIDPIISAEIPDRIEDPELYSLVNEFMIHGPCGAENMNCPCMVDKKYSKNFPKQFSNHSSVDQNGFPLYRQRNDGHFVEKSGVRLDNRNVVPYNKYLLKRYQAHINIEWCNQGSSIKYLFKYINKGPDRATVAVVPTNNECENNDVVDEIAEYYDFRYLSACEASWRIFRYDVHCRYPSVVRLPFHLPNQQQIVYGEDDDIDNVLDKPSVAASKFTAWMERNAIDSEARKLTYVEFPTKFVWILNGRFWKRRKVGKAIGRIHSVSPKLGEAYFLRILLNKVKGPTSFDEIRTVNGQTHSSFRDVCYPLGLLDDDKEYIDAIKEASHSGSGFYLRFLFATLLMCNSMSKPEIVWENTWEYLADGILYSQRQRFKSAELSLGVDELKNLTLFEIQQILLRNNSTLKNFKNMPYPDVESVSSSNN, encoded by the exons ATGGGTGGTAAAATTGATTCTTCAATCAATAGAGGAAACGTTCCATACATTTTCAGATTGGGTGGTCAAAATTGTCATAGTATTGGAAGTCTTTTGCCAGCAAAAGGATCGGAACCAAAATTCTCTCAGTTATACATTTATGACACTGACAACGAAATTACAAATAGACAAAGATGTTTTCA tggTGGAAAGGATCAATCAACATCAACTAATAGTGATATTGTTAAAGATATTAAGGTGATCTTGGATTCAAATAATGTCTTGGTTAGATCTTATAGAATGGTAAGAGATACTTTTCAAAAAAATCCAGAAGTTGATATGAAATTACGACTTATTGGGAGAAGGGAGCAAGATGGAAGAACATATAACCTACCGACTGCTTCTGAGGTTGTTGCTTTAATAATTGGTGACATTTCGGATTCAATCGAAAAGAGGGATATAGTCGTTCAAACAAAAAATGGTTGTCTACAACGTATCAGTGAATTGCATCCTTC TGTTGACATTCTTCATAGAGGTGTGTCATATACGACCAACAGCAAGCGTGCAAAATGTACAATGAGAGAATATTTCGCTTATAGGATTCAAGACAGAGATCATTCGTTCTCTCTCATACTTAATTCAAGAAGgttgtttcaacaatttctgGTAGATGCCTATACTATGATGGAAACGGAGAGAATGTACTACATACGTAGGCAACAACATGTTCTTagatgtgattcttatgaaaattTACATAACCAAAAAGCTCAAGGAACGACTGATATCTCGAATGTCGGCCAACGTGTCATATTACCTTCATCCTTTACCGGAGGTGCACGCTATATGCTGCAAAACTATTTGGATGCCATGTCACTATGTAAATGGTTTGGATATCCTGATTTCTTCATAACCTTTACGTGTAATCCCAAATGGCCTgagattaaaaggtttcttaaggATACTTCACTTCAACCAGAAGACAAACCTGATATACTATGTAGGTTGTTCAAGATCAAGCTTGATGCATTCATTAAAGACTTAAGGGAGAACCAAATTTTCGGCAAAGTTCAAGCAT ATGTTTATACCATTGAATTTCAAAAAAGAGGTTTGTCGCATAGTCATATATGTCTATTCATGCATTCTGACAACAAGCTACCAACTGTTGAACTTATCGATCCAATAATTTCAGCAGAGATACCAGACAGAATTGAAGATCCTGAATTGTATTCACTTGTAAATGAGTTTATGATTCATGGTCCATGTGGAGCTGAAAATATGAATTGTCCATGCATGGTGGATAAAAAGTACTCTAAAAACTTTCCAAAACAATTCAGTAATCATTCGTCTGTTGATCAGAATGGTTTTCCGTTATATAGGCAAAGAAACGATGGTCATTTTGTAGAAAAATCAGGTGTAAGGTTGGATAATAGAAATGTTGTTCCATACAACAAATATCTATTGAAAAGATATCAGGCACATATTAATATTGAATGGTGCAATCAGGGATCTTCTATAAAGTATTtgtttaaatacataaataagggtCCTGATAGAGCTACAGTTGCTGTTGTACCAACCAACAATGAATGTGAAAATAATGATGTGGTCGATGAAATAGCTGAATATTACGATTTTAGATATTTATCAGCATGTGAAGCATCATGGCGAATTTTTAGATATGATGTTCATTGCAGATATCCTTCTGTTGTCAGACTACCTTTTCATCTTCCTAATCAACAGCAGATTGTATATGGCGAAGACGATGATATTGATAATGTTCTTGACAAACCTTCTGTTGCGGCTTCAAAGTTCACAGCTTGGATGGAGCGTAATGCAATCGACAGTGAAGCACGAAAACTCACATATGTTGAATTCCCTACAAAGTTTGTTTGGATATTAAATGGTCGATTTTGGAAGCGAAGGAAAGTAGGAAAAGCCATCGGTAGAATTCATTCTGTTTCACCTAAACTAGGTGAAGCATATTTCTTAAGGATTCTTTTAAATAAAGTAAAAGGACCAACATCATTTGATGAAATTCGCACGGTAAATGGTCAAACACATTCTTCTTTTAGAGATGTCTGTTATCCACTCGGGCTATTAGATGATGACAAGGAATACATTGATGCAATTAAAGAAGCAAGTCATTCTGGATCTGGTTTTTATCTACGCTTTTTATTTGCTACATTGTTGATGTGTAATAGTATGTCTAAACCAGAGATCGTTTGGGAAAATACATGGGAATATTTGGCAGATGGAATTCTATATAGCCAACGACAAAGATTTAAGTCAGCAG AATTGTCACTCGGAGTAGATGAACTTAAGAACTTAACTTTGTTCGAAATACAACAAATTTTACTTCGAAACAACTCTActctcaaaaacttcaaaaacatGCCATACCCAGATGTTGAATCCGTTTCTTCTTCAAACAATTGA